The following are from one region of the Thermococcus cleftensis genome:
- a CDS encoding DUF763 domain-containing protein, whose protein sequence is MRNVADLPLHGGRVPAWLAQRMRKLTRLVLILAVEEYGTKGLLERLSDPVWFQAFNNVIGMDWDSSGSTTVTAGMIKDALWREELGVKAAGGKGKKSRATPEELKTIAELYELDPEPYVRTSRLVAKVDTVALQTGYQLYHHVFFLDEEGNWAVVQQGMNEAERMARRFHWFDAETFTLDPHSAISGLRREFALNTVSKESREYQKTLLDVVQESPVKIERELESLKALAKGYRPLVYYKPRDVDEVSIMKRYESLGRFELNKRALEFARELSVSNYEEFLLLKGLGPSTLRALSLVLELVYDVHPSWKDPVTHPPDPFKFTYAVGGKDRVPFPIDKPAYDELISFLEEFVSRHPEEKALVRNVTRITKSWKFPEEEKRST, encoded by the coding sequence ATGAGGAACGTAGCCGATCTGCCCCTCCACGGCGGCCGCGTTCCCGCGTGGCTAGCACAAAGAATGAGAAAGCTCACCCGGTTAGTTCTGATCCTGGCGGTTGAGGAGTACGGCACCAAGGGACTCCTGGAGAGACTCTCCGACCCGGTGTGGTTCCAGGCCTTCAACAACGTCATCGGAATGGACTGGGACTCCTCAGGCTCGACGACCGTAACGGCGGGCATGATAAAGGACGCCCTCTGGAGGGAGGAGCTTGGCGTGAAAGCTGCAGGGGGCAAGGGGAAGAAGAGCCGCGCCACGCCAGAGGAGCTGAAAACCATAGCCGAACTCTACGAACTCGACCCGGAACCCTACGTGAGGACATCGAGGCTTGTGGCCAAAGTTGACACGGTTGCACTCCAGACCGGCTACCAGCTCTACCACCACGTCTTCTTCCTCGATGAGGAGGGCAACTGGGCGGTGGTACAGCAGGGCATGAACGAGGCCGAAAGGATGGCGAGGCGCTTCCATTGGTTCGACGCCGAAACCTTTACCCTCGACCCCCACAGTGCCATCTCCGGTCTGAGGAGAGAGTTCGCCCTGAACACGGTATCGAAAGAATCGAGGGAGTATCAGAAGACGCTCCTCGACGTGGTCCAGGAGAGCCCGGTTAAGATAGAGCGCGAGCTTGAGAGCCTGAAAGCGCTCGCCAAAGGCTACCGGCCGCTCGTCTACTACAAGCCCCGCGATGTCGATGAGGTTTCCATTATGAAGCGCTACGAAAGTCTGGGAAGGTTTGAGCTGAACAAGCGAGCTTTAGAGTTCGCCCGCGAGCTGAGCGTTTCGAACTATGAAGAGTTCCTTCTCCTGAAGGGCCTCGGCCCAAGCACTCTTAGAGCCCTGTCGCTCGTTCTTGAACTCGTCTACGACGTCCACCCGAGCTGGAAGGACCCCGTAACTCACCCGCCCGACCCCTTCAAGTTCACCTACGCCGTTGGCGGTAAAGACAGGGTGCCGTTCCCGATAGACAAGCCGGCCTACGACGAGCTTATTTCCTTCCTGGAGGAGTTCGTCTCAAGGCACCCAGAGGAGAAGGCCCTCGTCCGGAACGTGACGCGGATAACGAAGAGCTGGAAGTTCCCAGAGGAAGAGAAGAGATCCACCTAA
- the serK gene encoding L-serine kinase SerK: MGVEKVPKYDIPTVKVDYVFIELDKMKPHEQLVQKELEAFIESVTGSGLFWKPMLLAKIPGTDEYLIVDGHHRWAGLQKLGAKRAPSVILDYFSDDVKVYTWYPAFKGNLEEVLERLKAEGLEVVEDPEAEEKAERGEIAFAIVGEKVFAVPGGLEEQKKVSKVLDEMSVEGRIELIYYGLKEDAREDMAKGEIDYVFIRKAPSKEEVMELVKRGEVYSPKTTRHVLPFNPDKIDVKLEELF, encoded by the coding sequence ATGGGAGTTGAAAAGGTTCCGAAGTACGATATCCCGACCGTCAAGGTGGACTACGTCTTCATAGAGCTCGACAAGATGAAGCCCCACGAACAGCTCGTCCAGAAGGAGCTCGAGGCATTCATCGAGAGCGTCACAGGCTCCGGTCTCTTCTGGAAGCCGATGCTCCTCGCCAAGATTCCGGGAACCGACGAGTACCTCATCGTCGATGGCCACCACCGCTGGGCAGGCCTCCAGAAGCTCGGAGCGAAGAGGGCTCCCTCCGTCATACTCGACTACTTCAGCGACGACGTCAAGGTCTACACTTGGTACCCTGCCTTCAAGGGAAACCTTGAGGAGGTTCTTGAGAGGCTCAAGGCAGAGGGGCTTGAGGTGGTCGAGGATCCCGAGGCGGAGGAGAAGGCCGAGAGGGGAGAGATTGCCTTTGCCATCGTCGGTGAGAAGGTCTTCGCCGTTCCGGGTGGTCTTGAAGAGCAGAAGAAAGTCAGCAAGGTTCTCGACGAGATGAGCGTCGAGGGCAGGATCGAGCTCATCTACTACGGCCTCAAGGAGGACGCTCGCGAGGATATGGCCAAGGGCGAGATCGACTACGTCTTCATCAGGAAGGCCCCAAGCAAGGAGGAGGTCATGGAACTCGTCAAGCGTGGTGAGGTCTACTCCCCGAAGACCACCAGGCACGTCCTGCCCTTCAACCCGGACAAGATCGACGTCAAGCTCGAGGAGCTGTTCTGA
- a CDS encoding zinc ribbon domain-containing protein, with protein sequence MEVQCPTCSARFKVPDTVSVVTCPYCGTTFHLETGEEAGEHFFFPPMRKDAGGVLLKFLSRQYGAPADITGAKVTKKELHWVPVYFFYLHGKSKRWGTIEEVRFVGIPAGSPFRELLRDYPFPIRGKRFFDEAVVKKGRYYEPEISREEAEAMARKLIESALLSEASQEDKSLGDFEIEVKYQGLVHYPLWEVHYEYGGEGFAGYVDGTDGRVVQAEYPLMSGARKKASLLGAGVLGAGLVFGIAAAGIYGSAWGLIGGLISAGAGAFGIFRKGAVKRRKVSEVMRLNRGNLYFKPM encoded by the coding sequence ATGGAGGTTCAGTGTCCAACCTGCTCGGCCAGGTTCAAGGTTCCCGACACGGTGAGCGTGGTAACGTGCCCCTACTGCGGAACCACCTTCCACCTGGAGACCGGGGAAGAGGCCGGAGAGCACTTCTTCTTTCCGCCGATGAGGAAAGACGCCGGTGGTGTTCTGCTCAAGTTCCTCTCAAGGCAGTACGGTGCTCCGGCCGACATAACCGGGGCAAAGGTGACTAAAAAGGAACTCCACTGGGTGCCGGTTTACTTCTTCTACCTCCACGGGAAGAGCAAGCGGTGGGGGACGATAGAGGAAGTCCGCTTCGTGGGAATACCCGCTGGCTCGCCCTTCAGGGAGCTTCTCAGGGACTATCCCTTCCCCATCAGGGGCAAGCGCTTCTTCGATGAGGCAGTGGTCAAGAAGGGCAGGTACTACGAGCCGGAGATATCGAGGGAAGAGGCGGAGGCTATGGCGAGGAAGCTCATCGAGAGTGCGTTGCTGAGCGAGGCCTCGCAGGAGGACAAGTCCCTGGGCGACTTTGAGATAGAGGTGAAGTACCAGGGACTCGTTCACTATCCCCTCTGGGAGGTTCACTACGAGTACGGTGGGGAGGGCTTTGCCGGCTACGTCGACGGCACCGACGGGAGGGTCGTTCAGGCGGAGTACCCGCTCATGAGCGGGGCGAGGAAGAAGGCCAGCCTCCTGGGGGCAGGTGTTCTCGGCGCGGGCCTGGTCTTCGGCATAGCCGCGGCCGGCATTTACGGGAGTGCCTGGGGCCTCATCGGCGGACTCATCTCAGCTGGCGCCGGAGCCTTCGGCATATTCCGGAAAGGGGCCGTGAAGAGGAGGAAGGTAAGCGAGGTTATGAGGCTCAACAGGGGCAACCTGTATTTCAAGCCTATGTGA
- a CDS encoding oxygen-binding di-iron domain-containing protein, translating to MIRNMNSYPLYDDGEHKVYWLGIEEAEDEKGILTNQYLVIDGNEGALVEPGGFFVFSRVLRNVSSLIPPTQIKYLMYSHQDPDVVAGLNLWFEYAPLAKVAVSELWVRFIPHMAVLSAGRTIGIPDGGMEFKLGNSVIRAVPAHYLHSPGNFAFYDEKSGILFSTDIGAAAFPEGEWYLFVEDFEEHVKHMEAFHRRYMSSTKALRAWVRSIRKLKPKVIAPQHGAIFRDENVGKFLDWLDGLEVGIDVFEKEFYGD from the coding sequence ATGATAAGGAACATGAACAGCTACCCGCTCTACGACGACGGGGAACACAAGGTTTACTGGCTCGGCATAGAGGAGGCCGAAGACGAGAAGGGGATACTCACCAACCAGTACCTGGTGATAGACGGCAACGAGGGGGCGCTGGTGGAGCCGGGGGGCTTCTTCGTCTTCTCGAGGGTGCTGAGGAACGTCTCGTCACTAATCCCACCCACGCAGATAAAGTACCTCATGTACTCCCACCAGGACCCGGACGTCGTCGCCGGCCTGAACCTGTGGTTCGAGTACGCACCCTTGGCCAAGGTGGCCGTCTCGGAGCTCTGGGTTAGGTTCATCCCCCACATGGCCGTGCTGAGCGCCGGAAGGACGATCGGAATCCCTGACGGGGGAATGGAGTTCAAGCTCGGAAACTCCGTGATAAGGGCAGTCCCCGCCCACTATCTCCACAGTCCAGGTAACTTCGCCTTCTACGACGAGAAGAGCGGAATACTCTTCAGCACGGACATAGGTGCGGCCGCTTTTCCGGAGGGTGAGTGGTACCTTTTCGTCGAGGACTTCGAGGAGCACGTTAAGCACATGGAGGCCTTCCACAGGCGCTACATGAGCTCAACCAAGGCGCTGAGGGCATGGGTTCGCTCAATCAGGAAGCTGAAGCCCAAGGTCATAGCTCCCCAGCACGGTGCGATATTCCGGGACGAGAACGTTGGCAAGTTCCTCGACTGGCTCGACGGTCTCGAGGTCGGGATAGACGTCTTCGAGAAGGAGTTTTACGGGGACTAA
- the tgtA gene encoding tRNA guanosine(15) transglycosylase TgtA — MVEFKFEVKARDAAGRIGKLTVNGKTVETPAIMPVINPKQLIVTPKELKEMGFGMIITNSYIIYKTPELREKALEVGIHRLLDYDGIIEVDSGSFQLMRYGEVEVTNREIIEFQERIGVDIGTFLDIPTPPDAPREKAKEDLRITLERAKEAEEVKNIAMNAAVQGSTYPDLRTYAAKKLSEMNFEIHPVGAVVPLMESYRYRDLVDVVIASKLGLRPDRPVHLFGAGHPMIFALAVAMGVDLFDSASYALYAKDDRYLTPEGTKRLDELEYFPCSCPVCSRYTPQELREMPKEERTRLLALHNLWVIREELNRVKQAIKEGTLWELVDERARSHPKMFAAYKRLLEYRDYLEKNEPVTKASAFFKVSEEAMGWPIVQRAKERAERVARKFPEKVSHPIFGEIPRYLSLSYPFAQSEGEEDFTIEKPRKSEARKYVMAIAEYQFGEGAGEAFKDAFVELSRKTGMPRQIKAKGKHLATFRAEDGLLTLGIEGAKRLHEVLPFPRMRVVVNSDAEPFARRGKNVFAKFVVDADPSIRPYDEVLVVNEKDELLATGQTLLNGEELKVFGSGLAVKVRRGVG; from the coding sequence ATGGTCGAGTTCAAGTTTGAGGTAAAGGCGAGAGACGCCGCGGGAAGGATAGGGAAGCTGACCGTTAACGGGAAAACCGTGGAGACCCCCGCCATAATGCCGGTCATCAATCCGAAGCAGCTGATAGTGACGCCGAAGGAACTGAAAGAGATGGGTTTCGGCATGATCATCACCAACTCCTACATCATCTACAAGACGCCTGAGCTGCGCGAGAAGGCGCTTGAAGTTGGAATCCACCGATTGCTCGACTACGACGGCATCATCGAGGTCGATTCCGGCTCCTTCCAGCTCATGCGCTACGGCGAGGTCGAGGTCACGAACCGCGAGATAATCGAGTTCCAGGAGAGGATAGGCGTTGATATAGGCACGTTCCTCGACATTCCGACCCCGCCCGACGCACCGAGGGAGAAGGCCAAGGAGGACCTGAGGATAACCCTTGAGAGGGCGAAGGAGGCTGAGGAGGTTAAAAACATTGCCATGAACGCGGCCGTGCAGGGTTCCACCTATCCGGACCTGAGAACCTACGCCGCTAAAAAGCTCAGCGAGATGAACTTCGAGATTCACCCGGTGGGAGCCGTCGTCCCTCTGATGGAGAGCTACCGATACAGAGACTTGGTGGACGTGGTGATAGCTTCAAAGCTCGGTTTAAGGCCCGACAGGCCGGTTCACCTCTTCGGTGCGGGCCACCCGATGATTTTTGCCCTGGCCGTGGCGATGGGGGTTGACCTCTTCGACTCAGCGAGCTACGCCCTCTACGCCAAGGACGACCGCTATTTAACACCAGAGGGCACCAAGAGGCTTGACGAGCTGGAGTATTTCCCATGCTCCTGTCCGGTGTGCTCGCGCTACACGCCCCAGGAGCTCCGCGAGATGCCGAAGGAAGAGAGAACGAGGCTTTTGGCCCTTCACAACCTCTGGGTAATCCGCGAGGAGCTGAACAGGGTCAAACAGGCGATAAAGGAGGGAACCCTCTGGGAGCTCGTCGATGAAAGGGCAAGAAGCCACCCGAAGATGTTCGCGGCCTACAAGCGGCTGCTGGAGTACAGAGATTATCTTGAAAAGAACGAACCGGTGACCAAGGCGAGCGCCTTCTTCAAGGTGAGTGAGGAAGCTATGGGCTGGCCGATAGTCCAGCGCGCCAAAGAGAGGGCTGAAAGGGTTGCCAGAAAGTTTCCCGAGAAAGTTAGCCACCCTATCTTCGGCGAGATTCCCAGGTATCTGAGCCTGAGCTACCCCTTCGCCCAGAGCGAGGGCGAGGAGGACTTCACAATAGAGAAGCCGAGGAAAAGTGAAGCGAGGAAGTACGTCATGGCCATAGCGGAGTACCAGTTCGGCGAAGGGGCCGGCGAGGCTTTCAAAGATGCCTTCGTCGAGCTTTCAAGGAAGACGGGCATGCCGAGGCAGATAAAGGCGAAGGGCAAGCACCTCGCAACTTTCAGAGCGGAGGACGGTTTGCTGACCCTCGGCATCGAGGGAGCAAAAAGGCTCCACGAGGTTCTGCCGTTCCCGAGAATGAGGGTGGTTGTGAACTCAGATGCAGAGCCCTTCGCGAGGCGCGGAAAGAACGTTTTCGCCAAGTTCGTGGTCGATGCAGACCCCTCAATCAGGCCCTACGACGAGGTTCTCGTGGTGAACGAAAAAGACGAACTCCTGGCGACGGGACAGACGCTCCTGAACGGTGAGGAGCTGAAGGTCTTCGGGAGCGGTTTGGCGGTGAAGGTTAGGAGGGGAGTCGGTTAA
- a CDS encoding HAD family hydrolase, protein MIRGLIFDVDETLVYYEGYTLKSWYEEVGRPAMERLGVVLDWETFRRIVKGELSRRYVERFGIDHVEFWKAMDRANRAYRERLLREGKIKPFPDVEALGELRNLGLKLAAVSNASQDNTELVLGAFGLDKHFDVVFGKDYSYLDGVKPSPYLVNKALNALNLKPGEVLLVGDSSNDVLAGKNAGIKTVNVTRFERVDGADHYVENLWELVELVKKMLGT, encoded by the coding sequence ATGATTAGGGGATTGATATTCGACGTTGATGAAACCCTGGTCTACTACGAGGGTTATACCCTGAAGAGCTGGTACGAAGAGGTCGGACGGCCAGCAATGGAGAGGCTCGGCGTGGTTCTCGACTGGGAAACCTTCAGGCGGATCGTGAAGGGTGAGCTCTCGAGAAGGTACGTCGAGCGCTTTGGCATAGACCACGTCGAGTTCTGGAAGGCGATGGACAGGGCAAACAGGGCCTACCGCGAGAGGCTCCTACGCGAGGGAAAGATCAAACCCTTCCCGGACGTTGAAGCCCTTGGAGAGCTCAGGAATCTCGGGCTGAAGCTTGCCGCGGTGAGCAACGCCTCCCAGGACAACACCGAGCTCGTTTTGGGGGCCTTTGGGCTTGATAAGCATTTTGACGTCGTATTCGGGAAGGACTACTCCTATCTGGACGGCGTGAAGCCGAGCCCCTACCTCGTGAACAAAGCTTTGAACGCCCTCAACCTGAAGCCCGGAGAGGTTCTCCTCGTTGGCGACAGCTCAAACGACGTCTTAGCCGGTAAAAACGCGGGGATAAAAACGGTAAACGTCACGCGCTTTGAAAGGGTCGATGGGGCCGACCACTACGTCGAGAACCTCTGGGAGCTCGTCGAGCTCGTGAAAAAGATGCTGGGGACTTAG
- the mntA gene encoding type VII toxin-antitoxin system antitoxin protein adenylyltransferase MntA, which translates to MAMLTLEEIESILTAHKKELRERFGVREIGVFGSYVRGEAKEDSDVDILVDFEEIPSLLKFIELEEYLEALLGLRVDLVMKSSLKSGIAKTVLREVVYV; encoded by the coding sequence ATGGCAATGCTGACCCTTGAAGAAATTGAGAGCATTCTGACAGCCCACAAGAAAGAGCTTAGGGAGCGCTTTGGAGTAAGGGAAATAGGGGTGTTTGGCTCCTACGTCCGGGGAGAGGCAAAGGAAGACAGCGACGTTGATATTTTGGTGGATTTTGAAGAGATACCCTCTCTGCTGAAGTTCATAGAGCTTGAGGAGTACCTCGAAGCGCTCCTCGGTCTCAGGGTTGACCTCGTTATGAAGTCCTCCCTCAAGTCGGGCATAGCCAAGACTGTTCTCAGGGAGGTAGTCTATGTATGA
- a CDS encoding type II toxin-antitoxin system VapC family toxin, protein MDSNVFIEALKGDGEAEDILSRLLRSDWRVFINDVVFSEVMYHFIRIRAGSYWSAKKNPEKVSKAVEEFERVVLPMLAIPDFLEVNYDISTIALRVSKTYGLLPNDALILATAEYYGVDTLVSLDRDFKSACRGEGIKLVTSIKEL, encoded by the coding sequence GTGGATAGCAACGTTTTCATCGAGGCACTCAAAGGGGACGGTGAGGCGGAGGACATACTTTCACGCCTCCTGCGCTCGGACTGGAGGGTCTTCATAAACGACGTTGTCTTCAGCGAGGTTATGTACCACTTCATACGCATAAGGGCTGGTTCATACTGGAGCGCCAAGAAGAACCCTGAAAAAGTTTCCAAGGCCGTGGAGGAGTTCGAGAGGGTCGTGCTCCCCATGCTCGCGATTCCAGATTTCCTTGAAGTGAACTACGACATCTCTACAATAGCCCTCCGCGTATCAAAGACATACGGCCTGCTTCCGAACGATGCACTCATACTCGCAACTGCCGAGTACTACGGCGTTGATACCCTCGTATCCCTCGACCGGGACTTTAAGAGCGCCTGTAGGGGAGAGGGGATTAAGCTGGTGACGTCTATTAAAGAGCTGTAG
- a CDS encoding AAA family ATPase, producing MYFDERPKVRREDLYDREKELEELLSAINSRKPLILLKGIRRLGKTSLLRVALNEAKLPHVIVDLRGVNPNSRRDLYLRFQAALNEYLSKNAPLLKRVKDKIRLIEGVRISGVGVSLSWKNPETLYSLISALESEGFVIAFDEVQEIRGPAGKELASLIAHFYDYGETSFILTGSEVGLLYDFAGIEDPTAPLYGRIFHEIELSRFSREQSIDFLRKGFEQAGIEAPSGILEDAVNRLDGIVGWLVKFGVISLREGLSRKTVDRVLEEASKMALGELDRFLEKRPLARKRYLTVLHAIARGRNTWSKLKTELEKAEKREITDATLARLLDALLKASFIEKKINGRNITYHIADPVLEFALRR from the coding sequence TTGTACTTTGATGAGAGACCCAAGGTCAGGAGAGAGGACCTCTATGACAGGGAGAAGGAGTTGGAAGAGTTACTAAGTGCCATAAACTCACGGAAGCCCCTCATACTGCTCAAAGGAATACGCAGGCTTGGGAAGACCTCCCTCCTAAGGGTGGCCCTCAACGAAGCGAAACTCCCCCACGTTATAGTTGATCTCAGGGGGGTGAATCCCAACTCAAGGCGCGACCTATACCTCCGCTTTCAAGCGGCACTCAACGAATACCTATCGAAAAACGCTCCCCTCCTCAAAAGAGTGAAGGACAAGATAAGGCTCATAGAAGGTGTGAGGATTTCCGGTGTGGGAGTCTCGCTCTCGTGGAAGAACCCCGAAACGTTGTATTCCCTGATCTCCGCCCTTGAAAGCGAGGGGTTTGTAATAGCGTTCGATGAGGTTCAGGAGATTAGAGGGCCAGCCGGAAAGGAGCTGGCTTCACTGATAGCCCATTTCTATGACTATGGAGAGACGAGCTTCATATTAACCGGAAGTGAGGTCGGACTGCTCTATGACTTCGCAGGTATTGAGGACCCCACTGCCCCCCTTTACGGGAGAATTTTTCACGAGATAGAGCTTTCACGGTTCTCAAGAGAGCAGAGCATCGATTTTCTACGTAAAGGCTTTGAACAGGCAGGAATAGAAGCCCCCAGTGGAATTCTGGAAGACGCAGTCAACAGGCTTGACGGCATAGTTGGGTGGCTCGTTAAATTCGGGGTAATCTCTCTCAGGGAGGGACTGAGCAGAAAAACAGTGGATAGGGTTCTTGAAGAAGCGTCGAAGATGGCTTTGGGAGAGCTTGATCGCTTCCTTGAGAAGAGACCCCTCGCAAGAAAGCGATATTTGACCGTTCTCCACGCAATAGCTCGCGGAAGAAACACTTGGAGCAAGCTGAAGACGGAGCTTGAAAAAGCGGAAAAGCGCGAGATAACAGACGCTACCCTCGCCAGGCTCCTTGATGCCCTCCTCAAGGCCTCGTTTATAGAGAAAAAGATCAACGGCAGGAACATTACCTACCACATAGCCGACCCCGTGTTAGAGTTCGCGTTGCGGAGATAA
- a CDS encoding SPFH domain-containing protein: MAQVIEWVNPGEDEIIWRYPNEVIKWGAQLIVHEYEVAVFMRDGKIYDVLGPGRHTLTTQNLPLLYRLVGGSNSPFKATVIFVSMKQFQGRYGGETQTRELAPVKYYGVYWFKVADPVLFITEVVGGQSLYDTADVTKFIRAYFNEGMMKHLSAYSIVDLFQNLDMVSTQVKVKLMEDFRRLGLELVDVKIEGVNTTDEWRQRLFWIMQTGNAQAVMQMDTAKQVAAELGKSEGAAIGTGMVVMPQLLQQPAQPAQPAQPYAGGGVPPAGYQQPAQQAGQEICPYCGKPIPAGARFCPYCGHEIKRCPNGHVVPEGAKFCPVCGAKIE; the protein is encoded by the coding sequence ATGGCTCAGGTCATAGAGTGGGTAAACCCCGGTGAGGACGAGATAATCTGGCGCTACCCCAACGAGGTCATCAAGTGGGGCGCCCAGCTGATAGTCCACGAGTACGAGGTAGCGGTCTTCATGCGCGACGGCAAGATCTACGACGTTCTCGGCCCCGGAAGGCACACGCTGACGACGCAGAATCTTCCACTCCTCTACAGGCTCGTTGGCGGTTCAAACAGCCCGTTTAAGGCGACGGTGATTTTCGTCAGCATGAAGCAGTTCCAGGGGCGCTACGGAGGAGAAACGCAGACGAGGGAACTCGCCCCGGTCAAGTACTACGGTGTCTACTGGTTCAAGGTCGCTGACCCCGTTCTTTTCATCACCGAGGTCGTCGGTGGCCAGAGCCTCTACGACACTGCTGACGTCACCAAGTTCATTCGCGCCTACTTCAACGAGGGCATGATGAAGCACCTCAGCGCCTACTCAATCGTCGACCTCTTCCAGAACCTCGACATGGTCAGCACGCAGGTCAAGGTGAAGCTCATGGAGGACTTCCGCAGGCTCGGCCTTGAACTGGTCGATGTGAAGATTGAAGGTGTGAACACGACCGACGAGTGGCGCCAGAGGCTCTTCTGGATAATGCAGACTGGCAATGCCCAGGCTGTTATGCAGATGGACACCGCGAAGCAGGTCGCGGCGGAGCTTGGGAAGAGCGAGGGGGCCGCGATAGGCACGGGAATGGTGGTGATGCCCCAGCTCCTTCAGCAGCCGGCTCAACCAGCACAGCCGGCACAGCCCTACGCCGGTGGGGGCGTTCCGCCTGCAGGATACCAGCAACCGGCTCAACAAGCGGGCCAGGAGATATGCCCCTACTGCGGCAAGCCGATTCCAGCCGGAGCGCGCTTCTGCCCCTACTGCGGGCACGAGATCAAGCGCTGTCCCAACGGCCACGTAGTCCCGGAGGGGGCGAAGTTCTGCCCGGTCTGCGGGGCGAAAATAGAGTGA
- a CDS encoding zinc ribbon domain-containing protein, whose translation MEPQGFRCERCGAPLEVSPETIVAVCPYCGFPNHISGNLKTENIHIVPTMDKNAIAKAFWKRVERDFDLKRMKEQIEIVDIEGHYAPYWVGDVHVEGDVEYMVREEECHTDSEGETHCHTVERHYHDHVDETLGLIGSARRQVKSFGVDDIIAHYSRHRPKGKKLLELDEGEWGRIKLEVLNTEMDEVQAKMMMREDAIDVIRNRYSAKADRIERFDVTADEPRNVSLILLPMWTVYYKHENSIYHAVFAGWDGKDVAATEPMPIWRRAQYMAGIVLGVLIGAAGAAYGGANGSAMVSLLSLIIGAGAGGYFGSLVLEGQRTERSTGFMGNFMGGLKR comes from the coding sequence ATGGAACCCCAAGGCTTTAGATGTGAGAGGTGCGGTGCGCCTCTCGAGGTGTCTCCCGAGACGATAGTAGCGGTCTGCCCATACTGCGGTTTTCCAAACCACATAAGTGGCAACCTGAAGACTGAGAACATTCACATCGTTCCAACGATGGATAAAAACGCCATAGCCAAGGCCTTCTGGAAGCGCGTTGAGAGGGACTTCGACCTGAAGAGGATGAAGGAACAGATTGAGATAGTTGACATCGAAGGCCACTACGCCCCTTACTGGGTGGGCGATGTTCACGTCGAGGGTGACGTCGAGTACATGGTGCGCGAGGAGGAGTGCCACACCGATTCCGAAGGCGAAACCCACTGCCACACGGTAGAGAGGCACTACCATGACCACGTCGATGAGACCCTCGGCCTAATAGGCTCCGCGAGGAGGCAGGTCAAGAGCTTTGGCGTTGACGACATAATCGCCCACTACTCCCGACACAGGCCAAAGGGAAAGAAACTCCTCGAGCTGGACGAGGGGGAGTGGGGCAGGATAAAGCTGGAGGTACTCAACACGGAGATGGACGAGGTCCAGGCCAAGATGATGATGCGGGAGGACGCCATAGACGTCATAAGGAACCGCTATTCGGCCAAGGCGGACAGAATAGAGCGCTTCGACGTAACCGCCGACGAACCGAGGAACGTCTCCCTGATTCTCCTCCCGATGTGGACGGTCTACTATAAACACGAGAACTCGATATACCACGCCGTCTTCGCTGGCTGGGACGGAAAGGACGTAGCCGCCACCGAGCCCATGCCGATCTGGAGGCGCGCCCAGTACATGGCAGGCATAGTCCTCGGCGTCCTGATAGGTGCCGCTGGAGCTGCCTACGGCGGTGCCAACGGCTCCGCGATGGTCTCGTTGCTCTCACTGATAATCGGCGCCGGCGCGGGAGGCTACTTCGGCTCGCTGGTTCTGGAGGGACAGAGGACGGAGAGGAGCACGGGATTCATGGGGAACTTCATGGGAGGGCTTAAGAGGTGA
- a CDS encoding HepT-like ribonuclease domain-containing protein, giving the protein MKRSHKDYLEDIAEAIELIEEFTREICFEDFLCDKKTQFAVIRALEIIGEASKNIPNDFKRLHPEIPWREMARMRDKLIHAYFGVDVRVLWKTVKEDIPSLKGKFEKLRK; this is encoded by the coding sequence ATGAAACGCTCTCATAAGGACTACTTGGAGGACATAGCCGAAGCCATCGAGCTGATTGAGGAGTTCACGAGAGAGATCTGTTTTGAGGACTTTCTCTGCGACAAAAAGACCCAGTTTGCGGTGATAAGAGCGCTGGAGATAATTGGCGAAGCGTCGAAAAACATCCCTAACGACTTCAAGAGACTCCACCCGGAGATTCCTTGGAGGGAAATGGCTCGAATGCGTGACAAGCTTATCCACGCGTACTTTGGCGTTGACGTTCGAGTGCTTTGGAAAACAGTGAAGGAAGATATCCCCTCTCTAAAAGGAAAATTTGAGAAGCTTAGGAAGTAG